In Camelina sativa cultivar DH55 chromosome 16, Cs, whole genome shotgun sequence, a single window of DNA contains:
- the LOC104749149 gene encoding uncharacterized protein LOC104749149 produces the protein MATTLHCLSTLHLLPRSHHPKTLNSLKPITKSQPCKIPDILSSPDALQLLKSSSLPLAVVALPLFVDPQDAAAVGGEFGILEGRSFALIHPIVMGGLFAYTLRVGYLGWQWRRVRTIQSEISDLKKQLKPTPVSPDGSTAVDSSSSPPSETELQIKLLTEERKELVKGSYRDKHFDAGSVLLGFGVLESVFGGLNTYLRTGKLFPGPHLYAGAGITVLWAAAAALVPAMQKGNETARSLHIALNTVNVLLFIWQIPTGFDIVLKVFEFTKWP, from the exons atGGCGACCACACTTCATTGTCTCTCCacacttcatcttcttcctcgctCCCaccaccctaaaaccctaaactctcTCAAACCAATCACCAAATCACAACCATGCAAAATCCCAGATATACTCTCCAGTCCCGATGCTCTCCAACTCCTTAAATCTTCCTCTCTCCCTCTCGCAGTCGTCGCATTGCCTTTATTCGTCGATCCACAG GATGCGGCAGCAGTTGGAGGAGAGTTTGGGATTTTGGAAGGAAGATCATTTGCGTTGATACACCCAATCGTGATGGGAGGTTTGTTCGCGTACACTCTAAGGGTTGGTTACTTAGGTTGGCAATGGAGACGTGTCCGCACCATACAGAGTGAGATTAGTGATCTCAAGAAACAGCTTAAACCAACTCCTGTTTCTCCTGATGGATCCACAGCCGTtgattcttcttcgtctcctcctTCTGAGACTGAGCTTCAGATCAAACTGCTGACGGAAGAGAGGAAAGAGTTGGTCAAAGGGTCTTATCGAGACAAACACTTTGACGCTGGCTCTGTTTTGCTAGGCTTTGGTGTTTTGGAATCTGTCTTTGGTGGGCTTAACACTTATCTTCGTACCGGTAAACTCTTCCCCGGTCCTCATCTTTACGCCGGTGCAG GAATAACGGTGCTATGGGCTGCGGCGGCGGCATTGGTGCCGGCGATGCAAAAGGGGAACGAGACAGCGAGGAGTCTACACATAGCGTTGAACACGGTGAATGTTCTTCTTTTCATTTGGCAAATCCCAACAGGTTTTGATATCGTTCTTAAGGTCTTTGAGTTCACTAAATGGCCATAG
- the LOC104753208 gene encoding pollen-specific leucine-rich repeat extensin-like protein 3, producing the protein MSNRRSGRSWYRLSSIVRPTAYSSRDPSSPNYVSEQPLSPTASPSLPPPPRSPPKVVREAKPSPVLSPRPSINYESPKRRHERETTNQKILTFSDNTNLVHGPKKEQQRDDKPSLAAPHSPPPPPRSPPNEVRETKPSPGLLSRSIKYEPPKEQEQQSSYMDKPRNNNNNMMMSPAAQPSHPPPQMMSPPLRPPSPEEIQEAKPTLVTSSPSLNHEPPKPRQERKNTHQKSILTLSEKTEIVHGPKETLLPESDDDVIMGTQSVITISGENKGAVMEILRSSNKTRGPFLFNNDAKKSAEENSKSKSKSKSKSKNQNNNGESRFVNSNVQIINGSVVYNSSEIHHDPGVHLSLCREPSSGNGFINKDHGNGYTSSIN; encoded by the coding sequence ATGTCGAACCGTCGATCAGGTCGTTCCTGGTACCGTCTCTCTAGCATCGTTCGACCCACAGCATACTCATCACGCGACCCATCCTCTCCCAACTACGTCAGCGAACAACCACTGTCTCCGACTGCTTCACCTTCACTTCCTCCGCCACCAAGATCTCCACCAAAGGTAGTCCGAGAGGCTAAACCGAGTCCAGTTCTATCGCCACGGCCGTCTATAAACTACGAATCACCTAAGCGAAGGCACGAACGCGAGACCACTAATCAGAAAATACTTACATTTTCGGACAATACAAACCTCGTGCATGGACCAAAAAAGGAACAACAACGCGACGATAAACCGTCTCTGGCTGCTCCACATTCACCTCCTCCGCCGCCTCGATCTCCACCAAATGAAGTCAGAGAGACTAAACCGAGTCCGGGTTTATTGTCACGGTCTATAAAATATGAACCACCtaaggaacaagaacaacaatccTCGTATATGGACAAACcaaggaacaacaacaacaacatgatgATGTCTCCGGCTGCACAACCTTCACATCCGCCGCCTCAAATGATGTCCCCGCCATTACGTCCTCCGTCGCCAGAGGAAATCCAAGAGGCTAAACCGACTCTGGTTACGTCGTCACCTTCCTTAAATCACGAACCACCTAAGCCTAGACAGGAGCGCAAGAACACTCATCAGAAAAGCATACTTACATTATCGGAGAAAACAGAGATCGTACACGGACCAAAAGAAACGTTACTTCCTGAGTCTGATGATGACGTCATAATGGGCACACAAAGCGTCATAACTATTTCAGGTGAAAACAAAGGAGCTGTGATGGAGATACTACGGTCATCGAACAAGACACGTGgaccatttttatttaataacgaCGCCAAGAAAAGTGCGGAGgaaaactcaaaatcaaagtCAAAGTCAAAGTCAAAGTCAAAGAACCAAAACAATAATGGTGAAAGTCGTTTCGTGAACAGTAATGTTCAGATCATAAACGGCTCAGTCGTTTACAACTCGTCGGAGATTCATCATGATCCCGGCGTTCATCTTAGCCTTTGCCGGGAACCTAGCTCCGGCAATGGTTTTATAAACAAGGACCATGGAAATGGCTACACCAGCTCAATCAActaa
- the LOC104753209 gene encoding serine/arginine-rich splicing factor RS31-like has protein sequence YWSSGFQGERTRARGDSKAALYQKPRATNTLFVINFDPIRTKEHDIEKHFEPYGKVINVRIRRNFSFVQFETQEDATKALEATDKSEILDRVVTVEYAKGDDERDDRYGGGRSPRRSRSPVYHRRPSPDYGTGRRPSPDYGRPRNPEYDRYKGPAAYERRRSSDYGRRSSDYGRQRSPGYGRYGR, from the exons TATTGGTCTTCCGGTTTTCAGGGTGAACGTACCAGGGCTCGTGGTGATAGCAAGGCTGCTTTATATCAGAAGCCTAGGGCTACGAATACACTGTTTGTCATTAACTTTGACCCCATAAGAACAAAAGAGCACGACATTGAAAAGCACTTTGAGCCCTATGGTAAGGTCATTAATGTGCGTATCAGACGCAACTTCTCATTTGTTCAGTTTGAAACACAAGAAGATGCCACAAAAGCCCTTGAAGCTACTGATAAAAG CGAAATATTGGATAGAGTTGTCACTGTAGAGTATGCGAAGGGTGATGATGAAAGAGATGATCGATATGGCGGTGGTCGTAGCCCGAGAAGATCTCGTAGTCCTGTGTACCATAGGCGTCCAAGCCCTGACTATGGTACTGGTAGGCGTCCAAGTCCAGATTATGGTCGTCCTAGAAACCCAGAGTACGACAGATACAAAGGTCCAGCAGCTTATGAAAGACGCAGGAGTTCAGATTATGGACGTAGGAGTTCTGATTATGGTAGACAAAGGAGTCCTGGTTATGGCCGTTACGGAAGGTAA